TGCGCGAGCGCGCCAAGACGGGGCTTGGTGATGCATTCGATATTCGCGGCTTCCACGACACAGTCCTGCTCAGCGGACCGGTGCCCCTGTCGATCTTGGAAGAGAATGTCGACGCTTGGATTGCTGCTGAGCAGGAGTAACCGCCGACAAAAATGCTAACGACTCGCAACAACGTCTTTGTGCTTGAACCGGCGGCGATGCGTCTCTAGCTGCAATTCGGAACGAATTAGTCCGAATTAGAGTTTAGGGTTTATGCGCCTTTCGAATCTTGCCGATTATGCTGTTGTCACAATGACCGCTGCCGCGCGTCATTGTGGTGGCGGGCGTGTGTCGGCGAGCGAGCTTGCAGCCGAAACCGGCCTGCCGGCGCCGACGGTTCAGAAGATGGTGAGTAAACTGACAGCGGCAGGCCTGCTGCGCTCCGTTCGCGGGGCGAAAGGCGGATTGCAATTGGCTCGCCCTGCGGCAGCGATTACGGTTGCCGACATTGTCGAGGCCATTGAAGGCCCTATCGCGCTGACAGCCTGCGCGGATGGCAGCACGCCCGATTGCGGTATCGAACAGAATTGCGCGGTCCGGCCTCATTGGCCGATCGTCAACAAAGCACTGCGCGGTGCACTGGCGGATATTCCGCTCACGCAGCTGACCCAAAACATTCCTTCTTTAGAGCGTATTTCGCGAGAATTGGCATGAACGAGCAAACAACACTTCCCGAAGAGGCAATCCAGGCCGAAGTCCAAGATCGGGCTGCACGTGATGCAGCGAAGAAGCTGGAAACTTACGAGCATGGCTTCTCGTCGGATATCGAGCAGACCTTCGCGCCGAAGGGTCTGAATGAAGACACTGTTCGCTTCATCAGCGAGAAGAAAGGCGAGCCGCAATGGATGCTCGACTGGCGGCTCAAGGCGTTTCGTCTGTGGCAGACCATGGAAGAGCCCGAT
This genomic window from Pontixanthobacter aestiaquae contains:
- a CDS encoding SUF system Fe-S cluster assembly regulator, producing the protein MRLSNLADYAVVTMTAAARHCGGGRVSASELAAETGLPAPTVQKMVSKLTAAGLLRSVRGAKGGLQLARPAAAITVADIVEAIEGPIALTACADGSTPDCGIEQNCAVRPHWPIVNKALRGALADIPLTQLTQNIPSLERISRELA